From a region of the Drosophila virilis strain 15010-1051.87 chromosome 3, Dvir_AGI_RSII-ME, whole genome shotgun sequence genome:
- the app gene encoding palmitoyltransferase app isoform X3 codes for MNLLCCCCCSNMAPNQRVTRKWELFAGRNKFYCDGLLMSAPHTGVFYLTCILITGTSALFFAFDCPFLAERINPVIPIVGAVLYFFTMSSLLRTTFTDPGVIPRASNDEAAYIEKQIEVPNSLNSPTYRPPPRTKEVLVKGQTVKLKYCFTCKIFRPPRASHCSLCDNCVDRFDHHCPWVGNCVGKRNYRFFYLFLVSLAFLAVFIFSCSVTHLVLLMKTEPEVFVVIKKAPFTVIVVFICFFSIWSVIGLAGFHTYLTTSDQTTNEDLKGSFSSKGGPRTQNPYSRGNICLNCCHILCGPMTPSLIDRRGVATDEYIQQMHHSSPRHALSDVISASQMVTTAQPMLGNMSGIAGAGGGVSIGAVGAELKPRFYDEVIPIV; via the exons ATGAATctgctttgctgttgttgttgcagtaaCATGGCACCAAACCAGCGCGTCACACGCAAATGGGAACTGTTCGCCGGACGCAATAAATTCTACTGCGATGGATTGCTAATGTCCGCACCGCACACGGGTGTCTTCTACTTGACGTGCATCCTGATTACTGGCACCAGTGCCCTCTTCTTTGCCTTCGA CTGCCCCTTTCTGGCCGAACGCATCAATCCAGTCATACCCATTGTGGGAGCCGTTTTATACTTCTTCACGATGAGCTCGCTGCTGCGCACAACCTTCACGGATCCTGGCGTTATACCGCGCGCCTCCAATGATGAGGCCGCCTATATTGAAAAGCAAATTG AAGTGCCAAACTCGCTGAACAGTCCCACATACCGGCCGCCGCCCCGCACCAAGGAGGTGCTCGTCAAGGGCCAGACGGTTAAGCTGAAGTACTGCTTCACCTGCAAGATCTTCAGACCGCCGCGCGCCTCGCACTGCAGCCTATGCGATAATTGTGTGGATCGCTTCGATCATCACTGTCCCTGG GTGGGAAATTGCGTTGGCAAGCGAAATTATCggttcttttatttgtttctagTCTCACTGGCATTTTTAGCCGTATTTATATTCTCGTGCTCTGTGACGCATTTAGTTTTAT TGATGAAAACGGAACCGGAGGTCTTCGTAGTTATAAAGAAGGCGCCCTTCACTGTGATTGTTGTGTTCATTTGTTTCTTCTCCATTTGGTCGGTGATTGGACTGGCCGGATTTCACACATATCTGACCACCAGCGATCAGACAACGAATGAGGAT CTCAAGGGCTCATTCTCCTCGAAGGGCGGGCCGCGCACTCAAAATCCCTATTCACGCGGCAACATTTGCCTCAATTGCTGCCACATTCTGTGCGGTCCCATGACACCCTCGCTGATTGACAG acgcggCGTTGCCACGGACGAGTACATACAGCAGATGCATCATTCCAGTCCGCGCCATGCGCTTAGCGATGTCATCAGCGCCTCGCAAATGGTAACCACAGCGCAGCCCATGCTGGGCAACATGTCGGGCATTGCCGGTGCCGGCGGCGGTGTAAGCATTGGTGCTGTCGGCGCTGAGCTAAAGCCGCGCTTCTACGATGAG
- the app gene encoding palmitoyltransferase app isoform X1, translated as MNLLCCCCCSNMAPNQRVTRKWELFAGRNKFYCDGLLMSAPHTGVFYLTCILITGTSALFFAFDCPFLAERINPVIPIVGAVLYFFTMSSLLRTTFTDPGVIPRASNDEAAYIEKQIEVPNSLNSPTYRPPPRTKEVLVKGQTVKLKYCFTCKIFRPPRASHCSLCDNCVDRFDHHCPWVGNCVGKRNYRFFYLFLVSLAFLAVFIFSCSVTHLVLLMKTEPEVFVVIKKAPFTVIVVFICFFSIWSVIGLAGFHTYLTTSDQTTNEDLKGSFSSKGGPRTQNPYSRGNICLNCCHILCGPMTPSLIDRRGVATDEYIQQMHHSSPRHALSDVISASQMVTTAQPMLGNMSGIAGAGGGVSIGAVGAELKPRFYDESNPSSSTLESNGVAAASGGVGVNGHGHGLGNGFDRPPSYDMLQNGKSKSRRQQHQRCSLQTLLPASAQHQFKANKHKQLKHQTHNHQNQQHPHTHQQQPHQKQQLLAAELQLHLQQEALASGLATPSSVQRSPASSSYRLNLKRSLHLPLTPSYDARNSPLPLLHHHVHAQQTTAIGSVSAAASGGGGGGGSSSSTTTAPTSASLATAPALAPRRPSTLQLQASAAMSASNSTVTMIQTSAPQPPAPSDYKYFSPQRVSNYPFPKQARSMRRQSTQSVDSQKVNIAGYHPLPMRTRYKHQEVMFELKSPTNRLTIRECDFGGGGEPCDDDQSIKDSQIFRVSKRNLYMNHRSPWKERDRYSNLYEYSFNIDLNSIIEDAAGSDSS; from the exons ATGAATctgctttgctgttgttgttgcagtaaCATGGCACCAAACCAGCGCGTCACACGCAAATGGGAACTGTTCGCCGGACGCAATAAATTCTACTGCGATGGATTGCTAATGTCCGCACCGCACACGGGTGTCTTCTACTTGACGTGCATCCTGATTACTGGCACCAGTGCCCTCTTCTTTGCCTTCGA CTGCCCCTTTCTGGCCGAACGCATCAATCCAGTCATACCCATTGTGGGAGCCGTTTTATACTTCTTCACGATGAGCTCGCTGCTGCGCACAACCTTCACGGATCCTGGCGTTATACCGCGCGCCTCCAATGATGAGGCCGCCTATATTGAAAAGCAAATTG AAGTGCCAAACTCGCTGAACAGTCCCACATACCGGCCGCCGCCCCGCACCAAGGAGGTGCTCGTCAAGGGCCAGACGGTTAAGCTGAAGTACTGCTTCACCTGCAAGATCTTCAGACCGCCGCGCGCCTCGCACTGCAGCCTATGCGATAATTGTGTGGATCGCTTCGATCATCACTGTCCCTGG GTGGGAAATTGCGTTGGCAAGCGAAATTATCggttcttttatttgtttctagTCTCACTGGCATTTTTAGCCGTATTTATATTCTCGTGCTCTGTGACGCATTTAGTTTTAT TGATGAAAACGGAACCGGAGGTCTTCGTAGTTATAAAGAAGGCGCCCTTCACTGTGATTGTTGTGTTCATTTGTTTCTTCTCCATTTGGTCGGTGATTGGACTGGCCGGATTTCACACATATCTGACCACCAGCGATCAGACAACGAATGAGGAT CTCAAGGGCTCATTCTCCTCGAAGGGCGGGCCGCGCACTCAAAATCCCTATTCACGCGGCAACATTTGCCTCAATTGCTGCCACATTCTGTGCGGTCCCATGACACCCTCGCTGATTGACAG acgcggCGTTGCCACGGACGAGTACATACAGCAGATGCATCATTCCAGTCCGCGCCATGCGCTTAGCGATGTCATCAGCGCCTCGCAAATGGTAACCACAGCGCAGCCCATGCTGGGCAACATGTCGGGCATTGCCGGTGCCGGCGGCGGTGTAAGCATTGGTGCTGTCGGCGCTGAGCTAAAGCCGCGCTTCTACGATGAG TCGAATCCCTCCTCTTCGACGTTGGAGAGCAATGGGGTAGCCGCCGCATCTGGTGGTGTTGGCGTCAACGGCCATGGACATGGCCTGGGGAATGGCTTTGATCGTCCGCCCAGCTACGATATGCTCCAAAACGGTAAGTCCAAGTCGCgcaggcagcagcatcaacgcTGCTCGCTCCAGACACTGCTGCCCGCCAGCGCACAGCACCAGTTTAAAgccaacaaacacaaacaactcAAACACCAAACACACAACCATCAAAACCAAcaacatccacacacacaccaacaacaaccacatcaGAAGCAACAGCTTTTGGCCGCCGAACTGCAGCTACATCTGCAACAGGAGGCACTCGCCAGCGGATTGGCCACGCCATCCTCTGTGCAGCGCTCGCCGGCGTCCTCCTCCTACCGGCTAAATCTGAAGCGTTCGCTGCATCTGCCGCTGACGCCGTCGTACGATGCACGCAACTCGCCGCTACCCCTGTTGCATCATCATGTTCACGCACAGCAGACGACGGCCATTGGCAGCGTCTCGGCGGCGGCcagcggtggcggcggcggcggcggctctTCATCGTCGACGACAACGGCGCCCACCTCCGCCTCGTTGGCAACAGCGCCGGCGCTGGCACCACGACGACCCTCGACACTGCAGTTACAGGCCAGCGCTGCAATGTCGGCGAGCAACAGCACGGTGACCATGATACAGACATCGGCGCCGCAGCCACCAGCGCCCAGCGATTACAAGTACTTCTCCCCGCAGCGCGTTAGCAATTATCCATTTCCGAAGCAGGCGCGCAGCATGCGCCGCCAGTCCACACAGTCGGTGGACTCACAGAAGGTGAACATTGCCGGCTATCATCCGCTGCCGATGCGTACGCGCTACAAGCACCAGGAGGTGATGTTTGAACTGAAGTCACCGACCAATCGGCTGACCATTCGTGAGTGCGACTTTGGCGGTGGCGGCGAACCCTGCGACGACGATCAGTCGATCAAGGACAGCCAGATCTTTCGTGTTAGTAAACGAAATCTTTATATGAATCATCGATCGCCATGGAAGGAGCGCGATCGTTACTCGAACCTGTACGAGTACTCGTTCAACATTGATCTCAATTCGATTATCGAGGATGCCGCGGGCAGCGACTCGTCCTAG